From a region of the Gossypium raimondii isolate GPD5lz chromosome 10, ASM2569854v1, whole genome shotgun sequence genome:
- the LOC105775173 gene encoding uncharacterized protein LOC105775173: protein MEQPPGFTVRGNEEKVYRLRKALYRLKQAPRAYDNSVKKFKLQMEKVFEMSNLEKKRYFLGMEMLQVQEGIFINQQSFALKILKRFCMKRCKTANRVLRYIKGSANIGEWFEKEQIVAQSSVEAEYVAAAATINQVIWLRKLLGDLNIVQTEATNIFSEDQLADILSKPLGRARFERLRKEIGVRSRMAKEECCEMANHATTHTNGKQSKCELLGG, encoded by the exons ATGGAACAGCCACCTGGTTTCACAGTTAGAGGAAATGAAGAGAAGGTTTACAGGCTTAGGAAAGCCTTATACAGGCTAAAACAAGCTCCAAGGGCCTA TGATAACTCGGTGAAGAAGTTTAAGCTGCAGATGGAGAAAGTATTTGAGATGTCAAATCTTGAAAAAAAGAGATATTTTCTTGGGATGGAGATGCTACAAGTCCAGGAAGGGATATTTATCAATCAGCAGAGTTTTGccttgaagattttgaagaggTTTTGCATGAAGAGATGCAAGACTGCTAATAGAGTGCTAAGATACATCAAAGGATCCGCCAACATTGGCGAATGGTTTGAAAAG GAACAGATTGTTGCTCAATCGTCAGTTGAGGCGGAGTATGTAGCTGCAGCAGCAACAATAAATCAAGTTATTTGGCTGAGAAAACTTCTTGGCGACTTGAATATTGTTCAGACTGAAGCAACAAatatttt CTCTGAAGATCAGTTAGCAGATATTCTAAGTAAGCCTCTGGGAAGGGCAAGGTTCGAAAGGCTCAGAAAGGAAATTGGTGTTCGCAGCAGGATggccaaggaggagtgttgcgAGATGGCCAACCATGCAACAACTCACACAAATGGCAAACAGTCCAAATGTGAATTACTTGGTGGATAA
- the LOC128033869 gene encoding uncharacterized mitochondrial protein AtMg00820-like, translated as MVITDESEMYEQDEIDVDDFSVRGIQPISKIYERADMAILKPINYEEVALIEGWKEAMQAELKMIHKNQTWEFVDKSSHKRVIGVNCNRTKLNADGSLNKLKARLVMKGFSQQYEIDYMETFASIARLDTTILLLALAA; from the coding sequence ATGGTTATAACTGATGAATCTGAAATGTATGAACAAGATGAGATCGATgttgatgatttttcagtaaGAGGGATTCAACCTATCAGCAAAATTTATGAAAGGGCTGATATGGCAATTCTTAAACCCATCAATTATGAAGAAGTTGCATTAATAGAAGGCTGGAAGGAAGCAATGCAAGCTGAGCTGAAAATGATTCATAAAAACCAAACTTGGGAGTTTGTTGATAAGTCATCACACAAGAGAGTTATTGGCGTCAACTGTAACAGAACCAAGCTCAATGCTGATGGCTCACTCAACAAGTTGAAGGCAAGGTTGGTAATGAAAGGGTTTAGTCAGCAATATGAGATTGATTACATGGAGACCTTTGCATCAATAGCGAGATTGGATACAACCATACTACTTCTAGCTTTGGCGGCATAG
- the LOC105777818 gene encoding putative disease resistance protein RGA3, with protein MAKSIVSAVLEKLSSFLMIPGEIKHNFELALALEEEIGKVIAHFQDIQSVLQDAESKQVKDANVRNWLKKLKDVAYDVDDVLDEWNSEKLKSQIEKEQKEARNFPLLKKMRNSISSFTFQTILYYKIASKLNGVNEQLDSIATEKDRYKFGLEKVVEEPRRLITASFIDDEEVYGRCQETEILVNVLVGENSSGGGLKLPVISIMGMGGIGKTTLAQLVYNHSDVECHFDKRIWICVSDPFDEIRIAKEILEAFKGESLNLVGKDNILQEIRSHVSGKKVLLVLDDVWSEDATRWEQLRTSLKHCSPGSRILITTRNEKVAIIMGTTSSNLFLLNTLSLEECWSLLSRRAYYGRTREECENLDDIGWKIAEKCQGLPLAAKILGGLLRFKRTREQWQNVLDSEMWDIEEAEQDLFPPLFLSYYELPLAFKQCISYCAVFPKGMILRKDELIKLWMAQDYLKGVRCEEMEIVGEEYFDELHMRSFFQDFRGDELDSGIMKYKMHDIIHDFLLVLMKTECVMLVNHDSEELKADLSCESARYGTLIRKEAAPTEPNIFRFRKLRSLLIDSSYHDTSSLRLYLPRLFDQLTCLRTLNLSNGLFRNSIEELPDEIGKLVHLRYLNLKNNKKLKELPESLCGLCNLQTLNLKWCDSLKELPCGIGKIINLRHLENDQTNLSLMAIPKGIGRLTNLQTLSLFVVMGNSDTSSLGDLQNLIHLRGLLKISGLGAVCDVTEAKKAELENKKGLRTLILDFTISKGLMSNRWQRDDGRLLEALRPPPYLEELEIWWYSSPTISANWMMGLTKLSHVSLGYCLHLKSLPPLGKLPSLESLYIGGMSRVEKVSVEFLGVEREEILAPSSSLESPLSSVIAFPSLKHLEFEFFDLEEWEDWMPLTSREEHISIMPRLCSLTINSCPKLKALPCYVLHNTSLKQLNISQSPILSERCRKETGEDWLKISHIPSIMIDSVRIQVNCSSVEEFGVLQFQPLHSSSLSSKNFLKAFSQN; from the exons atggCGAAATCAATCGTTTCAGCCGTTTTGGAGAAGTTGAGTTCCTTCTTAATGATACCTGGAGAGATAAAACACAACTTTGAGTTGGCCTTAGCTCTCGAAGAGGAAATTGGAAAAGTGATTGCTCATTTTCAGGATATTCAATCAGTACTCCAAGATGCAGAATCAAAACAG GTAAAGGATGCGAATGTGAGAAATTGGTTGAAGAAACTGAAAGATGTAGCCTATGATGTTGATGATGTGTTGGACGAGTGGAATTCTGAGAAACTGAAATCACAGATTgagaaagaacaaaaagaagcCAGAAATTTCCCCTTGCTGAAGAAGATGCGCAATTCTATCTCTTCTTTTACCTTTCAAACTATTCTATACTATAAAATTGCATCCAAGCTAAACGGAGTAAATGAACAACTTGATAGTATAGCTACTGAAAAAGATAGGTATAAGTTCGGGTTAGAGAAGGTAGTTGAAGAACCCCGAAGGCTAATAACTGCCTCTTTCATAGATGATGAAGAAGTTTATGGAAGGTGTCAAGAGACAGAGATTCTAGTGAATGTGTTGGTGGGGGAGAATAGTAGTGGAGGAGGGTTGAAGCTCCCTGTCATATCTATCATGGGGATGGGGGGAATTGGGAAAACGACACTTGCTCAACTGGTTTACAATCACAGTGATGTTGAATGTCATTTTGATAAGAGAATATGGATATGTGTCTCAGACCCTTTTGATGAGATAAGGATTGCCAAAGAGATCCTTGAAGCATTTAAAGGCGAAAGTTTGAATTTAGTTGGAAAGGATAACATCTTGCAGGAAATTCGTAGCCATGTTTCAGGGAAGAAAGTACTTCTTGTGTTGGATGACGTGTGGAGTGAAGATGCAACAAGATGGGAGCAATTGAGAACCTCCCTCAAGCATTGCTCTCCTGGGAGTAGAATTTTGATAACCACTCGGAACGAAAAAGTTGCTATAATAATGGGAACAACATCTTCAAacttatttctattaaatactTTGTCTCTAGAGGAATGTTGGTCATTACTTAGCCGTAGAGCATACTATGGGAGGACAAGAGAGGAATGTGAAAATTTAGATGATATTGGTTGGAAAATTGCTGAAAAGTGCCAGGGCTTGCCCCTTGCTGCGAAGATTCTAGGTGGTCTCTTGCGGTTCAAGAGAACCAGAGAACAATGGCAGAATGTATTGGATAGTGAAATGTGGGACATTGAAGAGGCTGAACAAGATCTTTTCCCTCCCTTATTTTTGAGTTATTATGAGCTGCCTTTGGCTTTTAAGCAGTGCATTTCATATTGTGCTGTCTTTCCGAAAGGTATGATCTTAAGAAAAGATGAATTGATCAAGCTGTGGATGGCGCAAGATTACTTGAAGGGAGTGCGGTGTGAAGAGATGGAGATTGTTGGTGAGGAATATTTTGATGAGCTACATATGCGTTCATTTTTTCAGGATTTTAGAGGGGATGAACTAGACAGCGGTATTATGAAATACAAAATGCATGATATAATTCATGATTTTCTTCTAGTTTTAATGAAAACCGAATGTGTGATGCTAGTAAACCATGATTCTGAAGAGTTAAAAGCAGACTTGTCATGTGAAAGTGCTCGCTATGGAACACTGATTCGTAAAGAAGCTGCACCAACAGAACCTAATATTTTCCGTTTCAGAAAGTTGCGTAGCCTCCTTATTGACTCAAGCTATCATGATACCTCATCACTAAGACTATATTTGCCCAGGTTGTTTGATCAATTGACTTGCCTAAGgactttaaatttgagtaacGGTTTATTCAGAAATTCAATTGAAGAACTTCCTGATGAGATAGGAAAATTGGTTCACTTGAGATATCTTAACTTGAAgaacaataaaaaattgaaagaattaccTGAATCACTGTGTGGGTTATGTAATTTACAGACCTTAAACCTCAAATGGTGTGATAGTCTTAAAGAATTACCGTGTGGAATTGGAAAAATAATCAACTTGAGGCATCTTGAGAATGATCAAACAAACTTGAGCCTGATGGCAATACCAAAAGGAATTGGAAGATTAACGAACCTTCAGACACTAAGTTTGTTTGTTGTAATGGGTAATAGCGATACATCTAGTCTTGGAGATCTTCAAAACTTAATTCATCTTCGAGGACTTCTTAAGATAAGTGGACTGGGAGCTGTGTGTGATGTGACTGAAGCTAAGAAAGCAGagcttgaaaacaagaaaggcCTTCGGACTTTGATACTAGATTTTACTATTTCGAAGGGGTTAATGTCAAATAGGTGGCAGAGAGATGATGGAAGACTCCTTGAAGCTCTACGACCACCTCCTTACTTGGAAGAGCTAGAGATATGGTGGTACAGTAGCCCCACCATCTCTGCCAACTGGATGATGGGCTTGACCAAGTTGAGCCATGTTTCATTGGGTTATTGCTTGCACTTGAAGTCTTTGCCTCCCTTGGGGAAATTGCCATCCCTTGAATCACTCTATATAGGGGGAATGAGCAGAGTGGAAAAAGTGTCAGTTGAGTTTCTGGGTGTAGAAAGAGAAGAGATATTAGCACCTTCATCATCTTTGGAATCACCTTTATCATCTGTTATTGCCTTCCCTAGTCTAAAACatcttgaatttgaattttttgatttgGAAGAGTGGGAGGATTGGATGCCATTAACAAGCAGAGAAGAACATATTAGCATCATGCCTCGGCTTTGTTCCCTAACTATTAATTCCTGCCCAAAGTTAAAGGCACTGCCCTGCTACGTTCTTCATAATACAAGTCTAAAGCAATTGAACATCAGTCAGAGTCCAATTCTTTCAGAACGTTGCAGAAAGGAGACCGGGGAGGACTGGCTAAAGATTTCTCACATCCCAAGCATCATGATCGACAGTGTACGCATACAAGTAAACTGCTCTTCTGTTGAGGAGTTCGGGGTATTGCAATTTCAACCACTACACAG CTCTTCGTTAAGTTCGAAAAATTTTCTCAAAGCGTTCAGTCAGAATTGA